From the genome of Primulina eburnea isolate SZY01 chromosome 12, ASM2296580v1, whole genome shotgun sequence, one region includes:
- the LOC140808190 gene encoding beta-galactosidase 16-like, whose product MGWRLWWFGLFAAIAAVIGGGSGGEVTYDGRSLIVDGERKLLFSGSIHYPRSTPDMWPTLISKAKEGGLDVIDTYVFWNLHEPRQREYDFSGRRDIVRFIKEVQAQGLYVCLRIGPFIESEWSYGGLPFWLHDEVPQIVYRSHNEAFERHMESFTKKIVTLLKSEELFASQGGPIILSQIENEYQNVEKAFHENGPPYVLWAASMAVGLNTGVPWVMCKQDDAPDPVINACNGMKCGETFVGPNSPNKPAIWTENWTHFYDIYGNITKIRSAEDIAYHTTLFIIKKKGSFINYYMYHGGTNFGRTAAAFIITQYYDQAPLDEYGLIRQPKWGHLKELHAALKMCSHNLLYGLQSNFTLGGELQEAYVYHQDSGECAAFLVNKDASKEAKVQFLNVSYKLPPKSISILPDCKTVAFNTAKVSTASSTRLTQPAVKLHSAKEWQESKEVIPVYDGTAIRSSTLFEQMETTRDASDYLWYTTSYWVSKNTTSMLSVTSRGHVLRAFVNGKFVGSKHGFFRNPSFTLRISVPFTRGENNISLLSNMVGLPDSGPYMERRAAGLQNVSIQINEEVQNVTNYKWGYQIGLVGERLQFYLGEDASSAKWFDFNPSRQPLTWYKSKFDAPKGTDPVVVNLGSMGKGETWVNGQSIGRYWISFRTPDGSPSQIRYHIPRSFLKPTNNQIVLFEEETGNPLEVSVETVSKAS is encoded by the exons ATGGGTTGGAGATTGTGGTGGTTCGGGTTGTTCGCGGCGATAGCAGCGGTGATCGGTGGCGGGAGTGGCGGTGAAGTTACATATGATGGGAGGTCTTTGATTGTTGATGGGGAGAGGAAGCTTTTGTTTTCAGGCTCAATTCATTATCCAAGAAGTACTCCTGAT ATGTGGCCAACTCTAATTTCTAAGGCCAAAGAAGGAGGACTCGATGTAATTGATACTTACGTTTTTTGGAACCTCCACGAGCCCCGACAACGAGAG tatgatttcaGTGGAAGACGCGATATAGTGAGATTTATAAAGGAAGTACAAGCTCAAGGCCTCTATGTTTGCCTTCGGATTGGACCCTTCATCGAGAGTGAATGGTCTTATGG AGGCCTGCCATTTTGGCTGCATGACGAGGTCCCTCAAATTGTATACAGATCCCATAACGAAGCCTTCGAG CGTCACATGGAAAGCTTCACAAAAAAAATAGTGACCTTATTAAAGTCCGAAGAATTATTTGCTTCCCAAGGAGGCCCAATTATCTTATCTCAG ATCGAGAATGAGTACCAAAATGTTGAGAAAGCTTTTCATGAAAATGGGCCTCCATATGTTCTATGGGCCGCCTCAATGGCTGTAGGCCTCAACACTGGTGTGCCATGGGTTATGTGCAAACAAGATGATGCTCCTGATCCAGTG ATTAATGCGTGCAATGGGATGAAATGCGGGGAAACGTTTGTAGGACCTAATTCACCAAACAAGCCAGCTATTTGGACAGAAAACTGGACACATTT CTACGACATATACGGGAACATCACGAAAATAAGATCAGCAGAGGACATCGCATATCATACCACCCTGTTCATAATAAAAAAGAAAGGGAGCTTCATAAACTATtacatg TATCACGGGGGGACGAATTTCGGGAGGACGGCTGCTGCATTCATTATAACCCAATATTATGATCAAGCTCCATTGGACGAGTATG gtcTCATTAGGCAGCCAAAATGGGGTCATCTGAAAGAGTTACATGCTGCCTTGAAGATGTGCTCACACAATTTGCTTTATGGATTACAATCTAATTTCACTTTAGGTGGTGAGCTACAAGAA GCTTATGTATACCATCAAGATTCAGGAGAATGTGCAGCATTTCTTGTAAACAAAGATGCTTCGAAAGAAGCAAAGGTCCAATTCCTAAATGTATCATACAAGTTGCCTCCTAAATCAATCAGCATCTTACCAGATTGCAAAACCGTAGCATTTAATACAGCAAAG GTAAGCACCGCGTCTAGCACAAGATTGACGCAACCAGCAGTGAAGTTACACTCAGCAAAGGAATGGCAAGAATCCAAAGAAGTCATTCCCGTATATGATGGAACTGCGATAAGGTCCAGTACATTGTTTGAGCAAATGGAGACGACACGAGATGCGTCTGATTATCTGTGGTACACAACCAG TTATTGGGTGTCCAAGAACACGACGTCCATGCTTAGCGTTACATCCCGTGGACATGTTCTGCGAGCATTCGTCAATGGAAAATTTGTGG gTTCTAAACATGGGTTTTTTAGAAATCCGAGTTTTACATTACGTATCAGTGTCCCTTTTACCCGTGGAGAGAACAACATCTCATTGCTCAGCAATATGGTTGGCTTACCG GATTCGGGGCCATATATGGAGCGTAGAGCAGCTGGATTGCAAAATGTGAGCATTCAAATAAATGAAGAAGTGCAGAATGTAACCAACTATAAATGGGGATATCAG ATCGGATTAGTTGGAGAAAGGTTGCAGTTTTACTTAGGAGAAGATGCAAGCAGCGCAAAATGGTTCGATTTCAATCCCTCGCGTCAGCCACTTACTTGGTATAAG tcCAAATTCGACGCACCCAAGGGTACTGATCCAGTGGTGGTAAATCTTGGTTCAATGGGGAAAGGTGAAACATGGGTGAACGGCCAAAGTATCGGTAGGTACTGGATATCCTTTCGCACACCAGATGGCTCGCCTTCACAGATACG GTATCATATACCAAGATCCTTCCTCAAACCAACGAATAACCAAATAGTGTTGTTCGAAGAAGAAACTGGCAATCCACTTGAAGTATCGGTAGAGACAGTATCGAAAGCTAGTTAA